In Thermococcus camini, a genomic segment contains:
- a CDS encoding HepT-like ribonuclease domain-containing protein produces the protein MRDKLIHAYFGVDLSLIWYTVQNELDDLENVMRKLLEGQR, from the coding sequence ATGAGAGACAAGTTAATTCACGCTTATTTCGGTGTTGACCTCTCGCTTATCTGGTACACTGTTCAGAACGAGCTTGACGATTTGGAAAACGTTATGAGAAAGCTTTTGGAGGGTCAAAGATGA
- a CDS encoding RNase J family beta-CASP ribonuclease, producing MIKIYTISGYEEVGKNMTAVGYSNGGREEVVIIDMGIRLDRVLIHEDVNIQQFPAKELQKLGAIPDDSILRNKKVVAITFTHGHLDHIGAIGKLAPHYPDVPIYGTPYTIKLAKSEVKSEQYFEVKNPMYETGFGEIVQVSENLAIEFVQITHSIPQAAMVVVHTPEGAVVHTGDFKFDNNNPLGERPDYKRLKELGKEGVKVLIPESTRVAEPTKTPSEAVAQMLLEDFFLYEGMEADGLIATTFASHIPRLQELIWIANKMGRQAVFVGRSLAKYTGIAKQLGLIRMKGARAVRSPNAIRKVLAEVSGARENYLLVVTGHQGEPGAVLTRMANGELYDIGKRDTVVFSAGTIPNPLNKAQRYVLETKLKMKGVRMIKDLHVSGHASREDHRYLIRMLNPENIVPAHGEFRMLTHYAELAEEEGYLIGRDVFVSRNGYLVEIR from the coding sequence ATGATAAAAATCTACACCATTAGCGGTTACGAGGAAGTCGGCAAGAACATGACCGCCGTCGGCTACTCTAACGGCGGCCGGGAAGAGGTCGTTATAATTGACATGGGGATAAGGCTCGACCGCGTTCTCATCCACGAGGACGTCAATATCCAGCAGTTTCCGGCCAAGGAGCTCCAGAAGCTCGGCGCCATTCCAGATGATTCCATTCTCAGGAACAAGAAGGTCGTCGCCATAACCTTCACCCACGGGCACCTGGACCACATAGGCGCCATCGGTAAACTCGCGCCCCACTATCCTGACGTGCCCATATACGGAACGCCGTATACAATAAAGCTCGCCAAGAGCGAGGTAAAGAGCGAGCAGTATTTTGAGGTCAAGAACCCCATGTACGAGACCGGGTTTGGTGAAATAGTCCAGGTGAGTGAGAACCTGGCGATAGAGTTCGTCCAGATAACCCACTCCATTCCCCAGGCGGCTATGGTCGTCGTCCACACGCCCGAGGGCGCGGTCGTCCACACAGGCGACTTCAAGTTCGACAACAACAATCCCCTCGGCGAGAGGCCCGACTACAAACGCCTGAAGGAGCTCGGCAAGGAGGGCGTCAAGGTTCTCATTCCAGAATCCACGCGCGTAGCCGAGCCGACCAAAACCCCGAGCGAGGCAGTGGCTCAGATGCTTCTGGAGGACTTCTTCCTCTACGAGGGCATGGAGGCCGATGGGCTGATAGCGACGACCTTCGCCAGCCACATCCCCAGGCTCCAGGAGCTCATATGGATAGCCAACAAGATGGGCAGGCAGGCGGTCTTCGTGGGCCGCTCCCTGGCCAAATACACCGGCATCGCCAAGCAGCTCGGGCTGATAAGAATGAAGGGCGCCCGAGCTGTCAGGAGTCCCAACGCCATAAGGAAGGTTCTCGCGGAGGTCTCGGGCGCGAGGGAGAACTACCTTCTCGTGGTCACCGGACACCAGGGAGAGCCAGGTGCGGTCCTCACGAGGATGGCCAACGGGGAGCTATACGACATCGGCAAGCGCGACACCGTTGTCTTCTCCGCCGGGACGATACCGAATCCGCTCAACAAGGCCCAGCGATACGTCCTTGAGACGAAACTCAAGATGAAGGGAGTCAGAATGATAAAAGACCTCCACGTCAGCGGCCACGCCAGCAGGGAAGATCACAGGTACCTCATCAGAATGCTGAACCCGGAGAACATAGTTCCAGCGCACGGTGAGTTCAGAATGCTCACCCACTACGCGGAGCTGGCCGAGGAGGAAGGCTACCTGATAGGCAGGGACGTCTTCGTGTCGAGGAACGGCTACCTGGTCGAGATAAGGTAG
- a CDS encoding mevalonate kinase — protein MRVLASAPAKIILFGEHSVVYGKPAIAAAIDLRTYVWAEFNDRGAIKIEAKDIRVPGLTVSFSEDEIYFESDYGKAAEVLSYVRQAIELVREEADANGKGITVSITSQIPVGAGLGSSAAVAVATIGAVSKLLGLELTNEEIGKLGHRVELLVQGASSGIDPTVSAIGGFIHYEKGNFEHLPFMELPIVVGYTGSSGSTKELVAMVRRTYEEMPEVIEPVLIAMGKIVEKAREVITSDLDDEIRFVQLGRLMNINHGLLDALGVSTKKLSELVYAARVAGAIGAKITGAGGGGCMYALAPENQSEVATAITIAGGTPMITRISREGLRIEEVLP, from the coding sequence ATGAGGGTTCTGGCATCCGCTCCGGCTAAAATTATCCTCTTCGGCGAACACAGCGTCGTTTACGGCAAGCCTGCCATTGCCGCAGCAATAGACCTCAGAACCTATGTCTGGGCTGAGTTCAACGATAGAGGTGCAATTAAGATAGAGGCCAAGGACATACGCGTCCCTGGTTTGACCGTTTCATTCTCCGAGGACGAGATTTACTTTGAGAGCGACTATGGTAAAGCTGCCGAGGTTCTCAGCTATGTCCGTCAGGCGATAGAGCTTGTTAGAGAGGAGGCCGATGCTAATGGGAAAGGGATTACAGTCTCGATAACGTCCCAGATTCCAGTTGGGGCTGGTCTCGGCTCATCTGCTGCCGTTGCGGTTGCGACCATCGGGGCGGTCTCAAAACTGCTCGGCCTTGAGCTGACCAACGAGGAGATAGGAAAGCTGGGTCATAGGGTCGAACTCCTCGTCCAGGGGGCATCGAGCGGTATAGACCCAACGGTTTCGGCCATAGGTGGCTTCATCCACTACGAGAAGGGGAACTTCGAGCACCTGCCCTTCATGGAGCTGCCCATAGTCGTCGGCTACACGGGTTCGAGCGGGTCAACCAAGGAACTCGTGGCTATGGTAAGGAGAACCTACGAGGAGATGCCGGAGGTTATAGAACCGGTGCTCATAGCGATGGGCAAGATAGTCGAGAAAGCCCGGGAGGTAATAACCTCGGACCTCGATGACGAAATCCGCTTCGTCCAGCTGGGCAGGCTCATGAACATCAACCATGGTCTCCTCGATGCCCTCGGGGTCTCGACGAAAAAGCTCAGCGAGCTGGTCTATGCCGCGAGGGTTGCGGGGGCTATAGGGGCAAAGATAACCGGTGCCGGTGGTGGCGGCTGCATGTACGCCTTGGCTCCCGAGAACCAGAGCGAAGTGGCAACGGCCATAACGATAGCCGGCGGGACGCCGATGATAACGAGGATAAGCCGTGAAGGGCTTCGCATAGAGGAGGTTCTGCCATGA
- a CDS encoding polyprenyl synthetase family protein, giving the protein MGKYDELFARVKAKAKDVDKTIFDLIPEKEPRALYEASRHYPLAGGKRVRPFVVLRAAEAVGGDPRKALYPAAAVEFIHNYSLVHDDIMDMDELRRGRPTVHKLWGVNMAILAGDLLFSKAFEAIARADVSPEKKAKILDVLVRTSNMLCEGQALDIEFETRKEVTVEEYLKMISGKTGALFQGSAEIGAIVGTDNGEYIKALAKWGMNVGIAFQIWDDVLDLIADEEKLGKPVGSDIRKGKKTLIVGHFFQNASEEDKAEFLKVFGKYAGDAKGDALIHDEQVKGEVAKAIELLKKYGSIDYAAQYAKNLVEEANEALKVLPESEARKDLELLAEFLVEREF; this is encoded by the coding sequence ATGGGGAAGTACGATGAGCTGTTCGCAAGGGTTAAAGCCAAAGCTAAGGACGTTGATAAAACAATATTCGATCTCATCCCGGAAAAGGAGCCGAGGGCCCTCTATGAGGCGTCCAGACACTATCCGCTCGCCGGTGGAAAGAGGGTTCGCCCCTTCGTGGTTCTCCGTGCCGCTGAAGCCGTCGGCGGCGACCCAAGAAAGGCCCTATATCCAGCAGCAGCCGTCGAGTTCATCCACAACTACTCCCTCGTCCACGACGACATAATGGACATGGATGAGCTGAGGCGCGGAAGACCGACCGTCCACAAGCTCTGGGGCGTCAACATGGCGATTCTGGCTGGAGACCTGCTCTTCAGCAAGGCCTTTGAGGCGATAGCCAGGGCCGATGTTAGTCCGGAGAAGAAGGCTAAAATCCTTGACGTTCTGGTCAGGACATCCAACATGCTCTGCGAGGGACAGGCCCTCGACATCGAGTTCGAGACCAGAAAGGAGGTTACCGTCGAGGAGTACCTCAAGATGATCAGCGGAAAAACCGGTGCCCTTTTCCAGGGTTCGGCCGAGATAGGCGCGATAGTTGGGACCGATAACGGAGAGTACATCAAAGCCCTCGCCAAGTGGGGAATGAACGTCGGAATAGCCTTCCAGATATGGGACGACGTGCTGGATTTGATTGCCGATGAGGAGAAGCTTGGAAAACCCGTGGGGAGTGACATACGCAAGGGTAAGAAGACGCTGATAGTGGGGCACTTCTTCCAGAACGCGAGCGAGGAAGATAAGGCCGAGTTCCTTAAGGTCTTTGGCAAATACGCCGGCGATGCCAAGGGCGATGCGCTGATACACGACGAGCAGGTTAAGGGGGAAGTTGCTAAAGCCATCGAGCTTCTCAAAAAGTACGGCAGCATCGATTACGCCGCACAATACGCCAAGAACCTGGTTGAGGAGGCCAACGAAGCTTTGAAAGTCCTCCCGGAGAGCGAGGCGAGGAAGGACCTTGAACTCCTTGCCGAGTTCCTCGTGGAGAGGGAGTTCTGA
- a CDS encoding nucleotidyltransferase family protein, whose product MQTTRIGTLEDVQRILRAHRKELREKYGVKRIGIFGSYSRNEQRIDSDVDILVEFEQPVGLMTFVCLQEYLEELLGVKVDLVTKGALKRRIRERILKEVKYV is encoded by the coding sequence ATGCAGACCACACGCATTGGAACGCTTGAGGATGTTCAAAGAATCCTGCGTGCCCACAGGAAGGAACTGAGGGAGAAATACGGTGTTAAGCGTATTGGTATCTTCGGCTCTTATTCCCGAAACGAGCAGAGGATAGACAGCGACGTTGACATTCTCGTGGAGTTCGAGCAGCCCGTTGGGTTAATGACCTTCGTCTGTCTCCAGGAATACCTAGAGGAACTCCTTGGGGTCAAAGTTGACCTTGTAACCAAGGGCGCCCTGAAGAGACGCATTAGAGAACGGATTCTTAAAGAGGTGAAGTACGTATGA
- a CDS encoding DUF3267 domain-containing protein, whose product MGELRLSDYSSDIFILSLILLVVSGLAVPWAQVSVSSLGEFLYLLVLPWLVLIPLHEGLHALVARLFGARVRFGVTSFGKLIVAPYVAIETPLRARRYALVSLAPLLPSAVFLSLAWFLRSNFWALAYVFNTAGMAGDFLTALWLLRLPPDSEVFDDGTALVSDAEISTSYPGWVSPALKVAILLLFLVILILGRVEVVVENG is encoded by the coding sequence ATGGGGGAGCTGAGGCTCTCCGATTATTCCTCGGATATTTTTATCCTGTCCCTTATCCTGCTCGTTGTTTCAGGGCTGGCGGTGCCGTGGGCCCAAGTGTCCGTAAGCTCTCTTGGGGAGTTCCTTTACCTTCTCGTTCTGCCGTGGCTCGTACTGATTCCGCTCCACGAGGGCCTGCACGCGCTTGTTGCCAGGCTCTTCGGCGCGAGGGTTAGGTTCGGGGTGACCTCTTTCGGAAAGCTCATCGTCGCTCCATACGTTGCCATCGAAACGCCTCTCCGCGCGAGGAGATACGCCCTCGTCTCACTTGCCCCGCTCCTCCCCTCAGCTGTCTTCCTGTCCCTGGCCTGGTTCCTCCGTTCCAACTTCTGGGCTCTTGCCTATGTCTTCAACACGGCCGGCATGGCGGGTGATTTCCTCACGGCCCTTTGGCTCCTCAGGTTGCCTCCCGATTCGGAAGTCTTCGACGACGGGACGGCCCTCGTCTCCGATGCAGAGATTTCCACCTCCTATCCAGGATGGGTTTCACCTGCCCTGAAGGTCGCGATTCTTCTGCTCTTTCTCGTGATTCTCATCCTGGGCCGGGTGGAAGTCGTCGTCGAGAACGGCTGA
- the fni gene encoding type 2 isopentenyl-diphosphate Delta-isomerase yields MQAFDKEELTIIRKFEHIEHCLKRNVQAHVSNGFEDVHFVHMSLPEIDKEEIDLSVEFLGRKFDYPIFIAGMTGGTKGSQLAGKINKTLAKAAQELNIPMGVGSQRAMIRKPETWESYYVRDVAPDVFLVGNLGAPQFSETIKERYGIDEALKAVGTIQADALAIHMNPLQESVQPEGDTQYRGVLNALAELKAEFPYPIIAKETGAGVSMEVAIRLEGIGIDAIDVGGLGGTSWSGVEYYRAKDEMGRNLALKFWDWGIKTAISVAEVRYATDLPIIATGGMRDGITMAKALAMGATFAGVALPLLKPAVKGDVEGVIKILRRYIEEIRNAMFLVGARNVEELRRVPLVITGFTREWLEQRVDLGLYLRSR; encoded by the coding sequence ATGCAGGCGTTCGATAAGGAGGAGCTCACGATCATCAGGAAGTTCGAGCACATAGAGCACTGCCTGAAGAGAAACGTTCAGGCCCACGTTTCCAACGGTTTTGAGGATGTTCACTTCGTCCACATGAGCCTGCCTGAGATAGACAAGGAGGAGATAGACCTCAGCGTTGAGTTCCTTGGGAGGAAGTTCGATTACCCGATTTTCATAGCCGGAATGACCGGCGGAACGAAAGGCTCTCAGCTCGCCGGGAAGATAAACAAGACTTTAGCGAAGGCCGCCCAGGAACTCAATATACCGATGGGCGTTGGAAGTCAGAGAGCGATGATAAGGAAGCCCGAGACGTGGGAGAGTTACTACGTTAGAGACGTTGCCCCTGATGTTTTCCTCGTCGGCAACCTCGGGGCACCGCAGTTTTCCGAGACCATTAAAGAGCGCTACGGAATTGATGAGGCGCTGAAAGCGGTCGGGACGATTCAGGCGGACGCTCTGGCGATCCACATGAACCCGCTCCAGGAGAGCGTCCAGCCGGAGGGGGACACGCAGTACAGGGGTGTTTTGAATGCCCTGGCAGAACTCAAGGCCGAGTTTCCATATCCCATAATAGCGAAGGAAACCGGTGCCGGCGTTTCGATGGAGGTCGCGATAAGGCTTGAGGGCATCGGCATAGACGCCATCGATGTTGGTGGCCTCGGTGGGACGAGCTGGAGCGGTGTTGAATACTACCGCGCCAAGGACGAGATGGGCAGGAACCTCGCCCTGAAATTCTGGGACTGGGGAATTAAGACGGCCATAAGCGTCGCCGAGGTTCGCTACGCCACCGACCTGCCGATAATAGCCACCGGCGGAATGCGCGACGGGATAACGATGGCTAAGGCATTGGCGATGGGTGCGACCTTCGCAGGAGTGGCTCTACCGCTCCTCAAACCTGCTGTCAAAGGCGACGTTGAGGGAGTCATCAAAATCCTCAGGCGCTACATAGAGGAGATTCGCAATGCAATGTTCCTCGTTGGAGCCAGAAACGTCGAGGAGCTTAGAAGGGTCCCGCTCGTTATCACTGGCTTCACACGGGAGTGGCTGGAGCAGAGGGTGGATTTGGGACTGTATTTGCGGAGCAGGTAA
- a CDS encoding isopentenyl phosphate kinase produces the protein MIIVKVGGSVFSDKKGEPENFDHETVGNIAREIAGFYPREDFIIVHGGGSFGHHYAKKYGIREGLPEDWDTANFRRIGFTETHQAMLRANANFIKAFIREGLPAFSVSTSSVFITENGEVVYGDLEIIERLLELRFIPVLFGDVSIDLAKGIDILSGDQIITYLAKMLGPKKVIFLMDVDGIYDGRPGEGRLIQNLSKGDIDPLLERLHCTAAGTDVTGGICNKLREAKKIAEHSEVWFVNGKVPRRLSGAIRGDGFGTKIRG, from the coding sequence ATGATAATCGTCAAGGTTGGCGGCAGCGTTTTCAGCGACAAGAAAGGTGAACCGGAGAACTTTGACCATGAAACCGTGGGGAACATAGCGAGGGAGATAGCGGGCTTTTACCCCCGTGAGGACTTCATCATCGTCCACGGCGGCGGGAGCTTCGGCCACCATTACGCCAAGAAATATGGAATAAGAGAAGGCCTTCCGGAGGACTGGGATACCGCCAACTTCAGGAGGATAGGCTTCACCGAGACACATCAGGCCATGCTCCGGGCAAATGCGAACTTTATCAAAGCCTTCATCCGCGAGGGTCTGCCGGCCTTCTCGGTCTCGACATCGTCCGTCTTCATAACCGAGAACGGCGAAGTTGTTTACGGTGACCTTGAGATAATCGAAAGGCTCCTTGAACTCAGGTTCATTCCCGTTCTCTTCGGAGACGTCTCGATAGACCTCGCGAAGGGCATCGACATACTCTCCGGCGACCAGATCATCACTTACCTCGCCAAGATGCTCGGGCCGAAGAAGGTGATATTCCTCATGGACGTTGACGGCATCTACGACGGCAGGCCCGGCGAAGGGAGACTGATTCAGAACCTCTCGAAGGGAGATATAGACCCCCTCCTCGAAAGGCTCCACTGCACAGCAGCTGGAACCGACGTCACCGGCGGAATCTGCAACAAGCTGAGGGAGGCGAAGAAGATAGCGGAGCACTCGGAGGTCTGGTTCGTCAACGGGAAGGTTCCGAGAAGGCTGAGTGGAGCGATAAGGGGCGACGGCTTCGGAACGAAGATTAGAGGGTAA